Part of the Fundidesulfovibrio terrae genome is shown below.
ATGTCCCCGCCGGCGCGCAAGGCCAGGGCCAGGGACTGACCGGTGGTGTTGGCGTTGTTCTGGTCGGTGAACAGACCCAGGGGCACGATGCGGGTGATCTTGTCCTGGTACAGGCCGTAGGACGCCACCGCGTTGCCCCACACCGGCCCGGCTTTGCAGGCGGTGTAGAGGCTGAACGCCTGATCGGTCTGGTCGAAGTGGCCGGCTCCCTGGTTGAAGTTCTGGGTCTGGGTTCCGGCCGTGAAGGCCGCGCCCAGGATCAGCCCGAAGGCCGTCTGGTAATCCACGCCCGCCGAGCCCGTGAAGGGGGTGCCGGATTCATCGGGAAAGCCCGAGGTGTTCCTGATATTGAGCGAGCCGACCCCTCCTGTGGCCCATACGTTCACGCCGCTTTGTCCGCGATGCTGCCCGGAAAGATCGATCTGCCCCTGGATGGTGGCCGCGCGCGCCAAGCCGCCCTGCACCGGGCCTTCCGCCAACAACGACATCTGGCTCGGAGCCACGATCAGGCCGTGCTCGTAATCCGCCTCGATCTGCTGGCCCGCCGTGGTGAAGTGCACGCCGTTGGCGCCGATGAACAGGTTGGACTGCATTTGCGCGGGTGTGACGTTGTCCCAGCTGACGAGCAGGGGGCTGAGCGAAGGGGACAAGGTGTTGGCCGACAGTACCGAGGAGGGGGTGAACCCGAACATGGTTGGATGGAGCACCACGAAGCGCATCAGGCTGTCGATGTCGGCGGGGATGAAGCGCACTCCGGCCGCCGCCAGATCTGCCCAGCGTGCTTGCCCGTAAGAGAGGGACCTCGCGTACAGGTCCGCGTTTTCCGGGGCGAGCCCCCCGCCCAGACCGGCGAAGACGGCGTAGTTGTACGAATTGGGAACCATGAGGGTTCGCGCTCCGGCCGCCTGAAGAGCCGCCGCGCTCATCGCCTCGCCGGCAGCCAGGTTGGAGAGGAAATTGGGATTGGCAGCGGCCCAGGCCGGGGGCATGGCCCGCACGAACTGCAGGTCGTTGTCGCTGGTCTTGATCACATAGAGGGCGTTGGGATTGGCCGCGCCACCGGTTGAGAGAAGGTAGTTCTGTATCTGCTGGTTGGTGGACACGTTGGTGGGGGCTGATACGCCGGAAAGATAGGGATCGCCGGCGGAAGGGCGTAGCGGGGCCGAAAAAGCGCCGCCGTTGGCGTAGTTGAACCCCCCGCCGCCGATCGCCGCGCCGTTCAAGCCAAACTTGCCGGCCAAAATGGCGGAGTTCATCACTCCGGGGCCGACGAATGCACCGCTGGCGCCGCGGGCCACGGCGTCGGCAATGGTTTTATCGAAAACCGCGCTTCCCGTAGTGTTGTAGCGGAAATAGCCGCTGTCCTGGGTGCTGTCGCCAAACCCCACATACTGGTTGAGTCTGGCCGCGTCGGCTGCGCCGGGCGTGCCGAGGAGGATGCAGACGAACAAGGCAGCGACAAGGGCGAGTTGTTTCATTGTGGCCTTTCCGGATAAGAGGGGAGATCACACTACGGTCAAAGATCCTCGAATAATGATGGTTGAGCCGGGAAGACGCATATATGTTTTCGCGTGATTACGGTAGTGCTTTCTGGAATGTTTTTGCGAATAAGTGATTAAAAAAAACGGTACATGAGTATATGGTCCCAGCCCCATCAATTGAAGAGCTGAATATGCCGCTCGGACTGACGCGAGAACGTGGAAATCAGTGCACCGCCTATTTCTTGTGCCTGGTCACGGGGGAACGCAGCCTTGATTAAACAGAAGTGGTATGTCAAAGGCGCTGGTGCGTCCGGGTTATGGACCGCGGTGGGAATCCGTCGGCTTTGCCAGCCTTGAACCGGGTAGGGAAGCCATGAGTCGATGTATCATTTCCCATGTCTTTTAATGGGGGAGTGCTCGTGGACGATTCCGTGCAGAACAGCCGTGTACCGGCTGTCGTCTTATTTGAGGAAGCCCTCGCGCCTCCGGAATCCCTCGCCGCCGGGATCGACCTGGAGGAACTCAAGGCTCGGGGCTGGACGCCTCTGCGCAAGGAAGGCGGCTGGGCCTGGGTTGCCACCTGCCGTGAAGATTCCGCCCAGGTCATCCGCGAAGCCGCGGAACTGCTCAAGGTGGGCAGCGTCTCCCTCTCCAAGGCCGATGAAGCCACTGTCCGGCGTTTTATCGAACACGCCCAGGACGTGAACCCCGGCTTTCCCCCTGTCGCTGGGCGCACCAGCTTGGCCCGGACCAGGACCTTCCTGGCCGCGGTCCGCTCCCAGCTCTCCAGTTACCGCAGCCTGCTCAGCAAGGGCCGCACCGGCCTGGCCATGCTGCGCACCGGCCTGGCCCTGATCACGGTTTCCCTGGTGCTCGTGAAGGTGTTCGGTACCGGCCTGGCCCTGATCCCGGAGGCCGTCCTGGCGGTCTGCGGGGGCATCCTGGTCGTGGACGGCCTCATCTGGTACATCCCGGCCCGCCGCCTGGCCCGCCGCAGGCCGTTGAGGGCTCCTGCCCCGCCCGGGCCGGACATCACCGTTCCCGTCGCCCGGCTCGAAGATGAGCGCATCGCCATTACGCGCACTCCGCCGGTCCCGGGCGCGGGCGGATGGGTCAAGGACTGCGAGCGCCACTCGCCGGTGATGCGCAGGCGTTTTTTGGCCCTGGAACGCACCGAACTGGCCATGGAGAGGACCCGGCAAGCCTATTTCCGCACCGTCATGTCCAAGTCCCGCACGGGCATGGCCCTGGTGCGTACAGGCATTTCCCTCTGCGGCCTGGGCATCGCCTTCCTGAGAAGGCTGCACGCGCAGCCGGCCGACGCGGCGGGGCTCTTTCTGATGGCGGTGGGAGTGGTCCTCACGCTGGAAGGCTTGAGCTGGTATCTGGCCGGGCACGGAGCGGGGAAGACCAGCCTGGACGAGGCGGAGAGGGCCGGGGAAAAGGGCGGCGCGTGGGGGATGCTCCTGCCGCCCGCGCACGAGGAGCACGACGACCGGCGCTACCGCTGCGTCCCGCTGGTCGCGCCCGGGTGCAGCCCCGGGATATGGGGGTCGACCGGGCTGGCCCTGGAAAGGACCCTCCTGGCCGAACGGCGCAATGTCATGTCCCGGTTCAGGACGAGCCTGGCGTGCTCGCGCACCGGGATGGCCTACGTGCGCACCGGCGTCAACTTCGTGGCCGTCGGCCTGGGCCTTCTCCTGACCGGCCCCGGGCACGGCCTGGCCTGGGTCGTGCTGGAAAGCGTCATCATGGCGGTAGGCGTCCTGCTGCTCGCCGACGGCCTCTACTGGCATCTTCCTGCCCGGCGGGATCGCTGGCAGCTTCCCTTCTGCGACTGCGAGATGGAAATCGCGGTGCCGGATTACTCCCTGCCCCCCGGGCAGTGGAAAACATTCGAGCTGGGCAATGACCGCTGACGCCGTGCTCTCTGAGGCGACGCGCCCCTACTCCCCGCTTGAGTCGCGCGGGCTTCTCTCCCGCCGGGACCTGGAAGCGGCGGACAAGGCCTGGCTCGCCGACGCCGTCCACCCCGAGGTGTTCTTCCGGCAGCGGCTCGGCCTGACCCGGGGGGATCTCCGCCAGGCCCTGGGCGAGTATTACAAGCTTCCCGTCCTGGCGTACGACGAGCGCCTGCCGATCCCGGAGGATCTGGCCCGGCTGGCCTTCCAGGCCAAGGGGCCTGTTGCGGGGCACTGGTTCCCCGTCTGCCGCGAAAGGGACATGCTGACGTTCGCGGTGAGCGTGTTCGACGATCCGGAAACCATGCGCGAGATCGAAAGCCTCTTCCCCGGGCGGCCGAAGAAATACATGGCCTGCCTGCGCGAGGAGGTGGAATGGTTCGCCCAGGACTTCGCCATGCGCGACGCCAACGGCCCCGTCGGCGTCCAGCGGACGGCCATGGCCTTCTGGCGAAACACCATGGCCCTGTGGCGCACCAAGCTGGCCT
Proteins encoded:
- a CDS encoding autotransporter outer membrane beta-barrel domain-containing protein — encoded protein: MKQLALVAALFVCILLGTPGAADAARLNQYVGFGDSTQDSGYFRYNTTGSAVFDKTIADAVARGASGAFVGPGVMNSAILAGKFGLNGAAIGGGGFNYANGGAFSAPLRPSAGDPYLSGVSAPTNVSTNQQIQNYLLSTGGAANPNALYVIKTSDNDLQFVRAMPPAWAAANPNFLSNLAAGEAMSAAALQAAGARTLMVPNSYNYAVFAGLGGGLAPENADLYARSLSYGQARWADLAAAGVRFIPADIDSLMRFVVLHPTMFGFTPSSVLSANTLSPSLSPLLVSWDNVTPAQMQSNLFIGANGVHFTTAGQQIEADYEHGLIVAPSQMSLLAEGPVQGGLARAATIQGQIDLSGQHRGQSGVNVWATGGVGSLNIRNTSGFPDESGTPFTGSAGVDYQTAFGLILGAAFTAGTQTQNFNQGAGHFDQTDQAFSLYTACKAGPVWGNAVASYGLYQDKITRIVPLGLFTDQNNANTTGQSLALALRAGGDIKLGPVTTGPVAGLVLQQVTIKGFTESGTSGVNALSFGGQTRESVVSQLGWRVLVDVAKWRPFAEAKWNHEFAGQGRMVKASITTATAKPYSMDAAPVATDWGTASLGTSYKINDQWMLRVAGSAMFTNPQVVSYGGELGVSVSF